A single region of the Ascaphus truei isolate aAscTru1 chromosome 6, aAscTru1.hap1, whole genome shotgun sequence genome encodes:
- the LOC142498060 gene encoding nicotinamide N-methyltransferase-like gives MGPLAFHLLTACDYFKEINVIEFTDANIREFEMWRNKEPGAADWSHAAKIVCDLEGKSEEWPGKEDKARRAVKRVVKCDLTKDNPLEPVLLPQMDCLLSIIVLQVVSKDHQAFCNNLKKLASMLKTGGHMLLVGSYNNSCYMVGEHKFFSLSYGEEFIREAVCDAGFIIENLEALPTKKTSNLADYDHIVFMIARKEREV, from the exons ATGGGACCACTCGCTTTCCATCTCTTAACCGCCTGTGATTACTTCAAAGAGATCAATGTGATAGAATTTACTGACGCAAATATCAGGGAGTTTGAAATGTGGAGGAACAAGGAGCCCGGAGCTGCTGACTGGTCTCACGCTGCAAAAATAGTTTGTGATCTGGAAGGAAAGAG TGAGGAGTGGCCAGGAAAGGAAGACAAAGCAAGAagagcagtgaaacgcgttgtcaAATGTGATCTCACCAAAGATAACCCTTTAGAGCCTGTACTCCTGCCACAGATGGACTGTCTGCTCTCCATTATTGTCTTACAGGTTGTTAGCAAGGACCACCAGGCTTTCTGTAACAACCTCAAAAAACTAGCGTCAATGCTAAAAACTGGGGGACATATGTTACTGGTGGGGTCATATAATAATTCATGCTATATGGTTGGTGAGCACAAGTTCTTCAGTCTGTCATATGGTGAGGAGTTTATAAGAGAGGCTGTTTGTGATGCAGGGTTCATCATTGAGAATTTGGAAGCATTACCTACTAAAAAGACCAGCAATTTGGCAGATTATGACCATATTGTGTTTATGATAGCTCGCAAGGAGAGGGAGGTTTAG